In Paenibacillus sp. 1781tsa1, one DNA window encodes the following:
- the murQ gene encoding N-acetylmuramic acid 6-phosphate etherase gives MNHMLNSLLTEQPNPLTDHIDELPSAEIMELINKEDQRIAELIQPLIPVIAQAADRILEAFQSGGRLFYVGAGTSGRLGILDASECPPTYGTPPSMVQGIIAGGFRAVKDPVEGAEDSEELGAADLDEHGLDENDVVVGIAASGRTPYVLGAMRHAREIGATVISLSNNAGTPMTLLADVSIEAVVGPEVVMGSTRMKAGSAQKMILNMLTTTAMIRLGKVYRNFMVDLNPSNEKLVHRAKRMIHLATGANEADIEQAFAGADGHVKTAIVMLMAGVDAVEAQRRLDLADGFVRSAIAGPS, from the coding sequence ATGAATCACATGCTGAACTCATTATTAACGGAACAACCCAATCCACTAACGGATCATATAGATGAATTGCCATCGGCAGAAATTATGGAACTGATCAATAAGGAAGATCAACGGATTGCAGAGCTTATTCAACCCCTGATTCCGGTCATTGCCCAAGCGGCGGACCGGATCTTGGAGGCCTTTCAGTCTGGCGGCAGGCTATTCTATGTAGGTGCAGGCACCAGTGGACGATTGGGGATACTTGATGCTTCGGAATGTCCGCCTACCTATGGAACCCCTCCCTCCATGGTGCAAGGTATTATTGCAGGGGGATTCCGGGCAGTGAAGGACCCGGTTGAAGGTGCTGAAGATAGTGAGGAATTGGGAGCGGCGGACCTTGATGAACATGGATTAGACGAAAACGATGTCGTGGTTGGCATTGCAGCCAGTGGGCGAACGCCGTATGTGCTGGGCGCGATGAGACACGCCAGAGAGATCGGAGCTACGGTGATCAGCCTGAGTAACAACGCAGGTACGCCGATGACCCTTTTGGCTGATGTAAGCATCGAGGCTGTTGTCGGTCCAGAGGTTGTCATGGGTTCAACACGTATGAAGGCAGGCAGCGCCCAGAAAATGATTCTGAACATGCTCACCACTACCGCTATGATTCGTCTGGGCAAGGTTTACCGTAATTTCATGGTTGATCTGAACCCTTCGAACGAGAAGCTTGTCCATCGGGCCAAACGCATGATCCATCTGGCAACCGGAGCGAATGAAGCGGACATTGAACAGGCCTTTGCCGGTGCAGACGGTCATGTAAAAACGGCAATCGTCATGCTGATGGCTGGTGTGGACGCCGTGGAAGCACAGCGAAGACTGGATCTGGCTGACGGATTTGTCCGCAGCGCCATTGCCGGTCCTTCTTGA
- a CDS encoding N-acetylglucosamine kinase, with protein MRVYVGVDGGGTNTDAAIISESGEILARLSGGPTNPHSVPLEQALSELQRVLEQLFNLKSDLSTNCEGICLGMSGIDTIQERQLIADAVNNYMKSRNRHGSESCPVWVVSEGEIALMASLGHTHGVLCISGTGSIVYGFTLEGERYRAGGWGHLLGDEGSGYRIGQRALQAVMQSYDGVLPPTRITPLLLKKLNLRDISELKSLVYQTNWGKSETASIARLAIEAAESGDEAARALIIDESAQLADTAKALIARHPEFASTQVVLSGSLFRYAALFRNTFIQKLSGYYGELEFVYREDAPAPSVGAALLARRRRSLNVSF; from the coding sequence TTGCGAGTATATGTTGGCGTAGATGGAGGCGGTACCAATACTGATGCAGCAATCATTTCTGAATCTGGCGAAATTCTCGCCCGGCTCAGCGGCGGTCCCACGAATCCTCACAGCGTACCCCTGGAACAGGCCCTTTCCGAACTGCAACGAGTGCTGGAACAGCTATTCAATCTAAAAAGTGATTTATCGACAAATTGTGAAGGTATATGCCTTGGTATGTCAGGTATAGACACAATTCAAGAACGGCAACTTATAGCCGACGCAGTAAATAACTATATGAAGAGTCGTAATCGACATGGATCAGAAAGCTGTCCTGTCTGGGTTGTATCCGAAGGAGAGATTGCCCTGATGGCCTCTCTCGGACATACTCACGGTGTATTGTGCATCTCTGGAACAGGGTCCATCGTGTACGGATTTACGCTGGAAGGAGAACGATACCGCGCAGGAGGCTGGGGTCATCTGCTCGGCGATGAAGGGAGCGGCTATCGTATTGGACAACGTGCACTCCAAGCGGTCATGCAGAGCTATGATGGTGTTCTTCCTCCAACCCGTATAACCCCGCTTCTTCTAAAGAAACTGAACCTTCGGGATATATCGGAGCTAAAGTCGCTGGTCTATCAGACGAATTGGGGCAAAAGCGAGACAGCATCCATCGCCCGCCTTGCTATAGAGGCAGCTGAATCCGGGGACGAGGCTGCCCGGGCACTAATCATCGATGAGTCTGCACAATTGGCGGATACCGCCAAGGCGCTGATTGCCCGTCATCCCGAATTTGCATCTACTCAGGTTGTCCTGTCCGGGTCGCTGTTTCGATACGCTGCACTTTTCCGAAATACATTTATCCAGAAGTTATCGGGATATTATGGAGAGTTGGAATTTGTATATCGTGAAGATGCCCCTGCTCCATCGGTAGGTGCAGCACTACTGGCAAGAAGACGCCGTTCCCTGAATGTATCATTCTAA